One window of the Flavobacteriaceae bacterium YJPT1-3 genome contains the following:
- a CDS encoding DUF72 domain-containing protein, whose amino-acid sequence MKFGKVDHPEKIDFTLPADAKETAKVLSKYRAASRKKNLLQVYVGCAKWNRQELKGFYPRGTKDELTYYASQFNSIELNATFYRLFPKEQYETWYEKTPADFKFFPKIYNYISHLKRLIDPEPRVDQYLDHTLLLQDKLGTIFLQMHPNFQPKNFDRVERFVQYWPREIPLAMEFRHTDWFNNTQQAERLCTLLEAHSIANIITDTAGRRDLLHMRLTNEEAFIRFNGANHPTDYTRLDDWVDRLEHWVELGLQKIHFFVHQNVEEESPLLSAYFIEKLNQRLTLDLQIPHFPKQKSNFHD is encoded by the coding sequence ATGAAATTTGGCAAAGTAGATCATCCCGAAAAGATCGATTTTACCTTACCCGCTGATGCCAAGGAGACCGCTAAGGTACTCTCTAAATACCGGGCTGCTTCCCGAAAAAAGAATTTGCTTCAAGTATATGTGGGTTGTGCCAAATGGAATCGACAGGAATTGAAAGGGTTCTATCCCCGCGGCACTAAAGATGAGCTGACCTATTACGCCAGTCAATTCAATAGCATAGAATTGAACGCAACCTTCTATCGCCTTTTTCCCAAAGAACAATACGAGACCTGGTACGAGAAAACGCCAGCCGATTTTAAGTTTTTCCCAAAAATTTACAACTATATCAGTCATTTAAAGCGATTGATCGACCCGGAGCCTCGAGTCGATCAATACTTAGATCATACTCTATTACTCCAGGACAAACTAGGCACCATCTTTTTACAGATGCATCCGAATTTTCAGCCCAAGAATTTCGATCGGGTGGAGCGATTTGTCCAGTATTGGCCACGAGAGATCCCTTTGGCGATGGAGTTCAGACACACGGATTGGTTTAACAACACTCAGCAAGCAGAACGGCTCTGTACCTTACTCGAAGCACACAGCATTGCGAATATCATTACGGATACGGCGGGAAGACGAGATCTATTGCATATGCGGTTGACCAATGAGGAAGCCTTCATCCGATTCAATGGAGCTAACCATCCCACCGATTATACCCGCCTCGATGATTGGGTAGACCGTCTGGAACATTGGGTCGAACTGGGATTACAAAAGATCCATTTTTTCGTTCATCAAAACGTCGAAGAGGAATCCCCTTTATTATCGGCTTATTTTATTGAAAAACTGAACCAACGCTTGACTCTTGATCTTCAGATCCCTCATTTTCCAAAACAAAAATCCAACTTCCATGATTAA
- a CDS encoding outer membrane lipoprotein-sorting protein, with protein MKIIKGLCIAALLIAAAPLQAQTADEIISNYLENTGGEEAWAELEGVKMSAKAKAQGGEFPVTVYTMTDGRTATIIDIQGQTLKQQMFDGEVLWSTNFQTGVAEKADDESTANMKINSQDFPDPFVNYKEKGYKVELIGSETVEGTDTYKIKLMRKPMMAEGKEVDNVTYYYFEKENFVPIVTETEVMSGPGKGMVSQTKMSDYQEVDGLYFPFSMAFGVKGMPGQEIAIDSIELNPEVEDEVFEFPGGN; from the coding sequence ATGAAAATTATCAAAGGACTATGCATAGCAGCACTCTTGATCGCTGCAGCTCCTCTTCAGGCACAAACAGCCGATGAGATCATCTCCAATTACCTGGAAAATACAGGTGGTGAAGAAGCTTGGGCAGAATTAGAAGGCGTTAAAATGAGCGCTAAAGCCAAAGCACAGGGAGGTGAATTTCCCGTAACGGTATACACCATGACCGATGGGCGTACAGCTACTATTATTGATATTCAAGGTCAGACCCTGAAGCAACAAATGTTTGACGGTGAGGTACTGTGGAGTACAAATTTTCAAACCGGAGTCGCTGAAAAAGCCGATGATGAAAGCACGGCCAATATGAAGATCAACTCCCAAGATTTCCCGGACCCTTTTGTCAATTATAAAGAAAAGGGATACAAAGTGGAATTAATAGGTAGTGAGACTGTAGAAGGAACCGATACCTATAAAATCAAACTGATGCGCAAGCCGATGATGGCTGAGGGTAAAGAAGTGGATAACGTGACCTACTACTACTTTGAGAAAGAAAACTTCGTGCCTATCGTAACCGAAACTGAGGTCATGTCAGGACCTGGAAAGGGTATGGTGAGCCAAACCAAAATGAGCGATTATCAGGAAGTAGATGGTTTGTATTTTCCATTCTCTATGGCTTTTGGGGTAAAAGGTATGCCCGGTCAGGAGATCGCTATCGATTCTATCGAACTCAATCCTGAAGTGGAAGATGAAGTCTTTGAATTTCCCGGAGGGAACTAA
- the gndA gene encoding NADP-dependent phosphogluconate dehydrogenase, with protein sequence MIKIYVVIGVSGSGKTTIGKLLADRLEIPFQDADDFHPESNKAKMARGEALGDNDREPWLQALAEALKRLYEKGGGVLACSALKEQYREQLCAQLPEGISGKPMQPQWIVLHGEKQLIATRLKNRGNHFFDPLLLESQWDTWEFPNYGWFMDIQRTTESLVNEFLALSHKKASLGVIGLGTMGQGLARNLGRNQYSLALFNRSTPTEQQVAVRCVSSFPELTHARPFDDLFSFIEALEKPRKILLMVSAGAAVDELIRQLQPRLETGDVLLECGNSHFEETAERVRELESHGIHFLGVGVSGGAQGALEGPAIMPGGSKKGYDVVEHILLDMAARDPQGRPCCAYVGPEGAGHFVKMVHNGIEYAEMQLLAECYGLVRFGAGWSVEEVQKLFMSWLETAERSYLLEITIDILGFKDPEDANTLLLDQIADQASQKGTGGWSTTAALNLGQPFGIISESVMARYLSAQKELRVELSKSVPRSVAGIEIDHEQLFNTYQSVRRLNHAQGFALIQKAAQTFGWAIDPAVLARIWSAGCIIRSTFMERLESMLRENSEDLLQQHAILAILTKNDSDFRNLVSQTLQHGLPMPVSSAALNYWLGLGQANSAAHLIQAQRDYFGAHGYQRKDDPTGQLFYTLWNSN encoded by the coding sequence ATGATTAAGATCTATGTAGTGATCGGGGTTTCAGGGTCCGGAAAAACGACCATCGGTAAGTTGCTTGCTGACCGATTGGAAATACCGTTTCAAGATGCTGATGATTTTCATCCAGAATCCAATAAGGCCAAGATGGCTCGAGGGGAAGCCTTGGGCGATAACGACCGAGAACCCTGGCTACAAGCCTTGGCGGAAGCGCTAAAACGGCTTTATGAGAAAGGCGGAGGCGTGCTGGCCTGCTCTGCGCTTAAAGAGCAGTATAGAGAGCAATTGTGTGCTCAATTGCCTGAAGGAATCTCAGGAAAACCCATGCAACCCCAATGGATCGTACTCCATGGCGAAAAGCAGTTGATTGCCACTCGCCTAAAGAATCGTGGTAATCACTTTTTTGACCCCTTATTGCTGGAATCACAATGGGATACCTGGGAGTTTCCGAACTATGGCTGGTTCATGGATATCCAAAGAACTACGGAATCTTTGGTGAACGAGTTTCTTGCGTTGTCGCATAAAAAGGCTTCCTTAGGGGTGATTGGTTTAGGCACCATGGGCCAGGGACTGGCACGTAATCTGGGCCGAAATCAGTACTCCTTAGCACTCTTTAATCGCAGTACACCCACAGAGCAGCAAGTGGCAGTTCGCTGTGTGTCTTCATTCCCCGAACTCACTCACGCCCGGCCTTTTGATGATCTCTTCTCTTTTATAGAAGCGCTCGAAAAGCCAAGGAAGATCCTTTTGATGGTCTCCGCCGGTGCAGCCGTAGATGAACTCATCCGCCAGTTACAACCTCGGCTGGAAACCGGAGATGTACTTCTGGAGTGTGGCAATTCTCATTTTGAGGAGACCGCCGAACGGGTTCGTGAACTGGAGTCGCATGGTATACACTTTTTAGGAGTAGGTGTTTCGGGTGGAGCTCAAGGCGCCTTAGAGGGTCCTGCCATCATGCCCGGAGGATCTAAAAAGGGCTATGATGTCGTGGAGCACATCCTACTGGATATGGCTGCGCGTGATCCACAAGGGCGTCCCTGTTGTGCTTATGTGGGTCCCGAAGGCGCGGGTCATTTCGTTAAAATGGTTCATAATGGTATTGAATACGCTGAAATGCAACTGCTGGCCGAGTGCTATGGCTTGGTTCGGTTTGGGGCAGGATGGAGTGTAGAAGAAGTGCAGAAGCTTTTTATGAGTTGGTTAGAAACTGCAGAACGATCGTATCTATTGGAGATTACCATAGATATCCTTGGCTTTAAAGATCCTGAGGATGCCAACACCTTACTGCTGGATCAAATCGCCGATCAGGCGAGTCAAAAAGGTACCGGAGGCTGGAGTACGACCGCAGCCTTGAACCTGGGGCAACCTTTTGGGATCATTTCGGAGTCAGTCATGGCTCGCTACCTCTCGGCGCAAAAGGAATTACGCGTGGAACTGTCAAAATCCGTTCCCCGATCTGTAGCAGGAATCGAGATCGATCACGAACAACTATTTAATACCTATCAGTCGGTTCGCAGACTCAATCATGCACAGGGTTTCGCATTAATCCAAAAAGCCGCTCAAACATTTGGATGGGCTATTGATCCTGCTGTGCTTGCGCGAATTTGGAGTGCAGGTTGTATCATTCGTTCTACATTTATGGAGCGCCTGGAATCGATGCTGCGCGAGAACAGCGAAGATTTGTTACAGCAACATGCTATTTTAGCAATCTTAACTAAAAACGACAGTGACTTTCGCAATTTGGTGAGTCAGACCTTACAACATGGACTGCCCATGCCGGTCAGCAGTGCGGCTCTCAATTACTGGCTAGGACTGGGGCAAGCTAATAGTGCGGCTCATCTCATACAGGCCCAACGTGATTATTTTGGGGCACACGGGTACCAACGTAAGGACGACCCTACTGGCCAATTATTTTACACTCTTTGGAACTCAAACTGA
- a CDS encoding gluconate:H+ symporter, whose product MDYQLLLSVLVGVGFLLFLILRLKIQAFLALLLTSILVGVLAGMPVDDLLNSITTGMGSTLGFVATVVGLGALFGSILEYSGGAHRLAEYLLEKFGVKRAPWSIMLTGFLIAIPVFFDVAFIILIPMIYSLQKKTGKSLFLYAIPLLAGLAITHSFIPPTPGPIAVADILGADLGWVILMGFLVGVPAAILAGPIFARHLANAMQIETPDHWENSEQQEGRPPAVGLILAIIFLPIVLIVANTLLNGPWVDFLALPEGLLQTITLLGHPFCALILANILAWYLLGIKRGVKREQLLTISTRSLYPAGVIILLTGAGGAFKQVLIDTGSGTMIAESLSSDYFTPVIFGFLLAAIVRILQGSATVAMITAAGMTAPVLTSTAYSDVQIALIVTAIASGATILSHVNDSGFWLVKQYLGISEKQTLRSWTVMTSIIALTGLVCCVFLWYIV is encoded by the coding sequence ATGGACTATCAATTACTGCTTTCCGTACTCGTGGGTGTTGGGTTTTTACTTTTCCTCATCCTTAGGCTCAAGATTCAGGCCTTTTTGGCCTTACTCCTTACGAGTATACTCGTTGGTGTTTTGGCGGGGATGCCCGTGGACGATCTGCTCAATAGTATCACCACCGGTATGGGAAGTACCTTGGGTTTCGTAGCGACGGTAGTAGGACTGGGCGCATTGTTTGGTTCTATTTTGGAGTACAGTGGAGGGGCCCACCGCCTTGCTGAATATTTGCTGGAAAAATTTGGGGTTAAACGGGCCCCCTGGTCGATCATGCTTACCGGCTTTTTGATTGCGATTCCTGTCTTTTTTGATGTAGCCTTCATCATTTTAATACCCATGATCTATTCCTTGCAAAAGAAAACGGGTAAATCCCTATTCCTTTATGCCATCCCGCTGCTCGCAGGTCTGGCGATCACCCACAGTTTTATTCCTCCCACACCCGGCCCGATTGCGGTGGCGGATATCCTGGGCGCCGATTTAGGTTGGGTGATTTTAATGGGGTTCCTGGTGGGTGTTCCTGCAGCCATATTGGCGGGACCTATATTTGCACGCCATCTCGCTAACGCTATGCAGATTGAAACTCCTGATCATTGGGAGAACTCCGAACAGCAAGAAGGTAGACCACCCGCAGTAGGTTTGATTCTGGCGATCATCTTTCTACCCATAGTGCTCATCGTGGCCAATACCTTATTGAATGGCCCCTGGGTGGACTTCCTGGCCCTACCCGAAGGCCTATTGCAGACCATAACGCTCCTGGGTCATCCTTTTTGTGCTTTGATCCTGGCCAATATTTTGGCCTGGTACTTGTTGGGGATCAAACGAGGGGTGAAGCGCGAACAGTTACTGACGATATCAACCCGTTCCCTGTATCCCGCCGGCGTCATCATTTTACTCACCGGGGCAGGGGGAGCCTTTAAGCAAGTGTTGATTGACACCGGGTCCGGCACCATGATCGCTGAAAGCCTGAGCTCCGACTATTTTACCCCGGTCATCTTTGGTTTCCTATTGGCGGCAATCGTACGGATTTTACAAGGATCAGCTACCGTAGCCATGATCACAGCTGCCGGGATGACCGCGCCGGTGCTGACGAGCACGGCATACAGCGATGTACAGATCGCCCTGATAGTAACCGCTATTGCTTCCGGAGCCACCATACTCTCTCATGTCAATGACAGCGGATTCTGGCTGGTCAAGCAGTATTTAGGTATTTCGGAGAAGCAGACCCTTCGATCCTGGACGGTCATGACGAGCATCATCGCCTTAACAGGCTTGGTGTGTTGCGTTTTTCTCTGGTACATCGTTTAA